aataaataGTATGCAGTCGATATGACACTTATTATGCCACTTAGAACATAAAAGCACATTATTCAGAAGCTAAAGACCACAGAGAAACAGAACACAGCTAGATATCCTGAATGAGTGGTCAGAGTTGCTATGTACTTCAGTAATCAGTATTTAGAAATCTTCGACTGCCAGGATGTCCCACATGTATATCACATAAGGGTGTAATAAGCATTACTATTGACTTATTTATACAGTCATTTTCCTTTTACAGGCATTACTGGCTCTGAGTTTGCTCTTTAGTGTCCTTGTTTCTGTCAGTGATTCTGCCTGCTATCATGCTCTTCCAAAACCAggtaaagagaaaacaaacacaaatggtCAAaaatttattaattcatttatttctatTAATCTTTTAAATCCATTAATTTTCTCTGTAATGTCAACATGAATATTGACACTGCTCTGTtacactcttaaagggatagtccaccaaaaaatgaacattctgtcatgatttactcaccctcaagttgttgacaaaaaagtgagatatttggaaaaacgttagcaactgaaatatctggggcaccattgactaccatggtagaaaaatattgtattcgtttgttctgttaaacacaaaataagatattttaaagaatttaggaaaacaaacagttatggggcacctttgattaccattttttgactaccccagaaatatcagttgctaacattcttctaaatatctttttttgtgttcaatagaacaaagaaatgtatacaggtttggaacaactaaagggtgagtaattcagAATTcagtgcttgcacacacaaggaattttctttggtgttggaagcttctagtacagacattcaacacaatgacaatacaaatataataagatttacagtctaaaagattctaaaatatgcatgtataaaataaaagactattgtacagaaaatgggggataataacatataagagacattgtacagggtagtatatagtagaatatacatattaaaagattgtatgtacatttgtgcaaatggataatgttgtaagtagaggtagtgttatatacatgtagaaataaaatgtacatatgaTAAGGCACCATAGTGCacagtgcacactataggagtagtgaaagtggaatattgctcttaaaggcggggtaaccgatttccgaattacgctttagacaaagAGTCGGGCTGAgtagtaccaaaacaaccttgtagccaatcagcagtaaggtgcacagtgcacaggatggacattagccgagccgagcgctgacgaaagtgaaagatgtgggtaggggtgtgtttgttttggtgatttgaacatgaacaacggctaagagaaatcggacaccccgcctttaaggagcagttatctgtttaggagggagattgcctgggggaagaagctgcttctgtgtctggaagcagggctggactgggaagaaaaatcggccctggcattttttggCCCACATTGGCCCGCCAAcatttctgtcgacgggggggggGATGGGGTATGGGTGGTTGTGCATGGATAGGTCTGTCAACCAGGGGGGGTGGTGGTGCATGGTTAAATCTGTCGACGGGGAGGGGGGGTGGAatgcatacgtgtcttctgcattcgcgttgcgtgcattcacatttataatacgtccgtctgagCGGCCAAAgcgtccgttccggccccaaacgatagcggcccaccgggaaaacacCCGGAACGCCAGATGGCTAGTCCGCCcctgtctggaagtcctgggctgcgtccgaaatcgcatactgtgacagtacatactgaatttgaataagtacctacctatcggccgttaaaacagtacattATATAGTAGTAGTATgtagtagtatgaatacatttcggacatactgcgcccgccatgttttatggtcatgtgacccgtatgctctttgacctatgacgtattagcAACAACCGATACgtgagagttgataaaaacaGTCACGAGgaattaatttattggcacttacattaaaaatggacgtccgccttaaagttttccgctatatttatttgatttacttttgaaatcggaccgttgctcagctcccgtggcatcatgggatagagaagtgtccatccgatccacactcacgaatctcggcggaagtagtagaccatccggatatttctcgcctactgttttttgcatactgaggtttcggacatactcatactcattttcgcctactatatagtatggaagtaggtgatttcggacgcagccctggtgtttggtgctctgaagcgccggccagagggcaacagttcaaaaagtttgtgtgcagggtgtgtggagtcaatgatgatttttcttgccctgtttttcactctggaatcgtacaggtcctgaagtgtgggcaaaggagcaccaataatcttctcagcactacgaactgtccgttgtaatcttcgtaggtctgatttggtggccgagccataccaaacagttattgaagTCCACataacagattcgatgaccgctgagtagaactgggtcagtagctcctgtggtaggttgaacttcctcaattgacggaggaagtataacctctgctgggccttctttacaatggagtctatgtgggactcccattTCAGGTCCTGTatgttcatgacagaattttcattttggggtggcctattcctttaaaatatgtcatgGGGTAAAACAGGTTGTGAATGCTGTTCTGTGTTTTTAGAACAAATTATGATGCAAGAACAGAAAGTGTATAGCAGTCAAATGAGTTCAAATTATGTGCACACAATTAAACGAGCTACTGTATGTATTCAGAACACATGATGTTTAATAGAAagctcatttttattttcattaatacAGGGGCAAAATATTGTGTTGATGGAGTGGATAATTCCAAGCATGCAGTGGGAGCCACTTGGACCAATAGAAGATGTTACAAATGTACATGCTCCACTAAAGGAATGAAATGCTGTGACACGTAAGACATTTTAATACGTATTGCACTGGTTCTCGACTTTTAGaaataaatgattaacaaatgtacTTGCAAGTACCGTAGGCACCGATAGTTTACTGTAAGTAGGCTTAAGCATTGTTTACATACTGAGAAAATAGCAGCATCCACAAACATGACCACAATCAAAGGTTCATTAAAGTCAGCAAGGAGTGCAAATAAATTCAATTCATACCACCGGTGCTGTCACTAGAGCTTATGTAACTAtcactaaaacacaaaaataaactttgaGTGGATTATTTGTAACTAGTGTTATGTAATTTGCATACGAATTTACTTTTGTTTCTAAAGCAGTGTTTGCTTTTTGTCATAGGATGTTTTCTGCGCATGTCCATACCGAAGGCTGCACTGTGGAGTACGATTACGACAAATGTACATTTGAGGTGTTTCATACAAAGGACCGCACTATTAAATGTCAGTATGGTGTTGTTGGGAAGTAATTTCCActgagtaaaaaaaatattagttGTAGGCCTACTTAAATCAAACAATCATTATGTACCCAGTACTCAACTCaacacaactttatttatatagcgcttttacaattttcattgttacaaagcagctgtacatgagacatattgactataagcaaaataattaaagttgtacctgcaaaaacaagaaaaggttgaaaacacagaagacagacatacccacatacaaaacactccacacacacaatatgcacacgtactaacacacatagacatagagacacacacacacacacggatgcgcacgcacacacacacacacacacacacacacacacacgtacgtacgtacacagacaactacgcacacacacacacacacacacacacacacacgctcagtgagagcacacatttaggataaaggagagagaagcacaggtcaaatataacagactataaattcctatatgcaatattaattaagtaaaactttaaaattctaaagcagcccccccggtcaggcagatagtgcaaaaacagtatgcaaacggtggcgaggaacccaaaactctaatcgagaaaaaaaacctcaggagaacccaggcccaaccaggggattccagttcccctctggcaaaagctgctgcctctgcacaagctccagagagcttgcacaacaaggctaaataaaataaataaacttaataataaaataaattatagtttaagattatcattaataatctaatagcatttgaaattttgtggtgaagacatgtcaagagaccgcttccttctttatccagctctatcatctcagctcttgtcaggtccccacttcccattctccgctctaccatcaggtcaggccatgaactgcatcctgctcgctgtggtaaccttggaacaatgagacaagactggctgagagtagagtactgttctgtactctttgatgcaacaagtacatcagttgtgtttttggttccggttgatctaactaatgcagcctaaaccctcagaagatttatattatggaagagtagtgtatgcaagattaaaaagatgcgtctttagtctagatttaaactgacagagtgtgtctgcctcccggacagtgcagggaagactattccaaagtttaggcactagataggagaaggatctaccacctgcacttgattttgaaattctaggtattaccaactgacaggacgcctgagagcgtaatgcacgtgaaggactgtaatacaaaaggagttcattcaagtactgaggagctaaaccatgtaaggctttataggtaataagcaagattttaaagttaacgcgatgctttataggtaaccagtgcaaggttgacagaaccgggctaatatgttcatacttttttgtacgtgtaagaactcgagctgccgcgttttggaccaattggagtttttgtaataagcctgcagggcaaccacctaacagtgcaaaTGCACGCAAATCCACGCAAATGCATAGGGCCCGGCAAGCTTGGGGCCCCCCTATTGGCCACAAGCGGTTAAATCATTTAATGATTGCTTTTGACACTTTTTTATAAGTGGAATGTGAGTTCACCATAGTCTAGAAAGCAAGCACTGAAATCTTGAGGGTTCTTTAATCAAATTCATTGCTGCAACATTTACTTGATTTGTGTTCATGAATTATTATTGATAACTcaaatcatatttcattttaaatgatcaaaatttgccccacaTTTTTTCAGGTAGTGGTGCCACCCCTGGTACAGATACACAGTCATACGCATATaaaatttttaaaaaccaaaacaaagaatgtttattctTAAACCAAACTGTTATGCGGGgttcaaagtaaaataaatccaggttatatactgtatgtctcacTAATTACATGTACTCAATATTACGGTTGTgcaattcaaagaaaaaaatgttagtatGCATGTGTGGGGGGCCCCGGGTCTTGACTatgcttagggcccccaaaatggtaaacacgcccctgtaatgaaaattgaaaaaagcgctatacaaataaagttgagttgagtatgtaCTGGACTATGTGCCTCATGCACTTGTTCAGCATTCCATACTTTTCCAATTGTAATATTGATTGTCAGACTAGGCTGTGCAGTTACTTTACATTGTAGTGTGAACTatgcattgtaaaaaaaaaacgcacCAACACCGCCCTCACGGCATCACACACATTTACTATTGTCTGGTTTCCATAGTTTTCTTCTTTACGTTACTAATGTTGTGGATCATCAAAGCACCCTGTCCCTACCCTTCTATTCATATTGATGACTATGAACAGATACTTGTATAGTGTATATGGTTgctatgtgtatatatacacaaaattgTGCtcatcataaatatatatattttttgctaagaatcggaatcgataagcagaatcagaattgctCAAATTAAAATGCCAACCCAACTAAAAGGTATCAGGAAGGCTATTTAGGGatcaaatatatcaaatatgttgttatttaccATATGAAAATACTTACTCAAGTTCAAACATGGTAAAGGAACCGTCAATATGCAGAAAACCAATAGCCTACAGAATGTCAAATTAAGGCACATATTGAGTTCACTAAAATGGTGCTGAGCTGTCATGTCATTCCTGGTCAGGGCAGTCGTTAAAACGTGGTGACATTTGTAGGGGCACCAGTGCACCACAAAATCCAAGGTTCAAGTCCATTTACTTCTGCGCCATAGAAATAGATTTCATGTGTATTTCACATAAATTACCACAGGAGGGCGCCGTGCAGTTGCGTTCCTAGTCTAGacttaataattattaaatacacAACATGTTTGATTCAGTGATGAAATCAATGGAAAGAATAAATCAAATGATTAAAAGTGAATAGTGACCCATGCTGAAATTTTCTTTGACTGTACTTCGCATAAATCTCCACAAGAACATACAGTGTGTTTTTACACACAACATATTCAGAAGTGGATAGAACCAAAAAGGACAGAAAGCTGCGTGGACATAAAGTTAACTGAGAGCATCTCCAGGGATCTCTTTTCAAACAACAAATGCTACAGACTGGAAAAGTGCAGAGAAAATATTAAAGAtacttttaattgttttaaatcagTAGATTTCAATTCTAATTACATTAAGGTTATTTTGAGCCTGTTCTACGTTGTTCAATTTTTCTCCTTTTAGGCTACCTATTAGCACCCCAGATCCCGCTGCCTCAAATAATGACTGTCATCCAGATTTAGCCAAAGTATTTGAATCGTTGGAAAACaatcaattattttttaaatctgataATCAAACCAAGTCAAACAGTGCatattacaaaataacagaTAAAAGAGATATTTCAACTTTATTTTGCACACACCTTTAGTTACCATTTTCATCATGTTCATTTATTGCAATACATGCTGATGACAGCAGAAGAGTTAAAATTACTTAGTTTTACAGTTTAGTGTATCATTGAGCAAGTTATTTTTCCCAGACTAATCTgcgcataaaaaaacaaacagacttAATAGTCTAGCTCAAAACTTTCAAATGCcaagaacaacaaaatatgaTGGTCCCCTTGTGAGGAAAACTATATATAATATGCATGTATATGTATCTATAttcacaatacattttattccaaatcagctttacagaaaatgttgCCCTAAAAAAGAGACAACGCAAACAAAATCATCTAGCATCTCTTTATGGCCCCATGTGTGTCTGCAGACTGTAGTTTGAAAACCCTGATCTAGCTCATTTGGGCAAAGAAAATCAATGAACATGCTATCTGGCAAATATCTATACAGTAGATATTTATCTTATGGTATCAGAGTGTAGCATCTGTCTAATATTAACggtattttatttgttgtatgAAACTGCTAAACAATGTCATATTGGAGTAATTATAGCCATTGCCGTGCATATTGTAAATGTTTACTTGCAAAGCTAAAGAAAAATTcagtttaaagttttttttataatgccGTGACAGTAGTCACTCTTACAGTTAATAATGAATCTGTGAGTATTGTTTGTGATGACAATTTGTATGTGTAAAACTTCCCAGCCTTGGCATTTATGCACAAATTTCCTGAGACCAACATTTTGCAGTCTACTTGGCACTGAGGTCCACCACTAAATGCTGGTAGGCCATGGTTTTTCCCTTAAAACTGGCTGCGAGCAGAATATCCTTATTGTCGACCGAGACCAGGCTAAACCCTCGAGGTGCAAGCATGTTCAATTCCTGGAAAGGCTGGAACCTCTGAGTGAGGTCATCCCACAGATAGATCCGAGAGAAGGAATAATCGCTCCCCAGCAGAAGGTACTGCCTCACCCCAACACTGAACGGATACACGGCCATGGACCCCCGTGACGGCAGGGTTTGAATCTCCACAAACCGTTGGCTGTCCCACCGCAGGATCTTTGAGTCTCCTATGAAGCGTGTGAGGCAGAGATACAGCACTTTTCGCACCCAGAAGTGCTTGACCATCTGCACGTCGCCGGAATCGGTGATCTGGGTCTGGTAGACAAATTGCCGTTGGCTGCGGTTCCACTGGTACACCACCGGGGGCTGGGAGGCGCTAGAGAGTATGAGACGAGGTTTGCCGTCCATTTCTAGAAAGTCAATATGAGTGTCGCGGTGCCAGGGATGGAGAGACTGGTGTGAGTAAAAGCCGTTACTGTTCCAGCGGTACAGGCTGGTGGAACCCGCTTTGGAGCTATCCACCACAGCAAAATACCAGTCTCCTTCAATCTGGAACGTCTCAATGAAGTTGGGTTTACGGACACGGGTGGTGTCAATGTCCTGGATTTTGACGAATCGTAATGGGCCCTCCTCCCATCTGATGATGACATCAAGATCAGTGGTCAAAACAATACttatcatttattaatacatACAAATTGAAGCTATATAACTACAACTCCACGAGGtaatagtttattttaaaatgtattttagtgtccacaataatcagtaataataacaaatagaCATACTTGTAGATATGGGATCCACCAAATAGCTGGGCTACAACCATGTAGAGAGTGTTATTGATAACCACAGGTTTGCAGTAGACAGCAGAACGAGCtagaatacacacacacacgcacacgcacacacacacacacacacacacacacacacacacacacacacacacacacacacacacacacacacacacacacacacacatgttgggtttccatgttttatggggacattccatagatgcaatggtttttatactgcacaaactgtatatcatattccctacccctaacccaccccctaatttggaaatatctaaccaataaaaagtataaaaaagtgcttgtcaactgtGACAACACAATAttccatcatttaaaaagtacagtgttctCATCATTTCCTGAAGACAAGGGAATTTGGACATAGTTGTGATTTACAGCCTTTGTGAAAAAAAATTCCACTTAGACACAAATGTGTGACCACTTCCATTTTATTAGCAATAAACTCCATCAACATTGTTTCTGTAGTGTTTTTGTCTATTGCAATGCATCCAGCATTTGGAATAAAGCTCATGGTCCAGGAATATAGGCAAACAAGCTTTGTTTTCCTGGGTCTATCTTTTAAaacaatggggtatatgcacacggaGTGATGACgtatgcagaggtgggtagagtagccaaaatctttactcaagtaaaagtacaagtaactagagaaattgttactcaagtaaaagtaaaagtcacttttttaaaaattacttgagtaaaagtaaaaaagtatgcaatgaaaaaactactcaagtagctagttacgtAGTTACTTTTTATCTGATTATATatgcctactacataaaattaatattaacgccaatattttaatattacattttaatcaatatttttaattatcataagcagatatctttgcaatatacataCAGAGACGAAAGAAGAAACAtacacagaagagacgagcatttctgtaaatttcatctagtcctgatgtcaatgtagtttacacaacttatttagaataatagaccatgtcaaactaaagcatgaactaaactcagagcatttcctaagatgatctagaaca
Above is a genomic segment from Triplophysa rosa linkage group LG17, Trosa_1v2, whole genome shotgun sequence containing:
- the LOC130567770 gene encoding small serum protein 3-like codes for the protein LTGSVWVRKALLALSLLFSVLVSVSDSACYHALPKPGAKYCVDGVDNSKHAVGATWTNRRCYKCTCSTKGMKCCDTMFSAHVHTEGCTVEYDYDKCTFEVFHTKDRTIKCQYGVVGK
- the lgi3 gene encoding leucine-rich repeat LGI family member 3 isoform X2, translated to MMVEARPRRILRWQDWRLSVLMLLFCMLGFAVGRRAPKIPKCPATCSCTKDSAFCVDTKAIPKSFPPGIISLTMVNVAFTTIPEGAFSHMHLLQFLLLNSNTFSFISDDAFAGLGHLQYLSLSNNNLEVLPRDLFKHLDILTDLDLRGNSFRCDCKIKWLVDWMEKSNTSVPAIYCASPFEFQGRRIHDLTPRDFNCISADFAGYETYSFQSLSVESYEFSDDQYVVFAQPNTGICTVFIWDHVNMLFKTHYNITSRSAVYCKPVVINNTLYMVVAQLFGGSHIYKWEEGPLRFVKIQDIDTTRVRKPNFIETFQIEGDWYFAVVDSSKAGSTSLYRWNSNGFYSHQSLHPWHRDTHIDFLEMDGKPRLILSSASQPPVVYQWNRSQRQFVYQTQITDSGDVQMVKHFWVRKVLYLCLTRFIGDSKILRWDSQRFVEIQTLPSRGSMAVYPFSVGVRQYLLLGSDYSFSRIYLWDDLTQRFQPFQELNMLAPRGFSLVSVDNKDILLAASFKGKTMAYQHLVVDLSAK